In Ammospiza caudacuta isolate bAmmCau1 chromosome 2, bAmmCau1.pri, whole genome shotgun sequence, a genomic segment contains:
- the PHC1 gene encoding polyhomeotic-like protein 1 isoform X10, with amino-acid sequence METESEQNSNSTSGSSSSGGSTRPQISQMSLYERQAVQALQALQRQPNAAQYFHQFMLQQQFNSAQLHSLAAVQQATIAASRQASSPNTSTSQQTTTTQASINLATTSAAQLISRSQSVSSPSATTLTQSVLLGNTTSPPLNQSQAQMYLRPQLGNLLQVNRTLGRNVPLASQLILMPNGAVAAVQQEVPPTQSPGVHADTDQVQNLAVRSQQTSATNAQLQGSAQKTALPGSSQASGLPQAASTGQSMAVAQASSSGAGQSLNLSQAAAGSNGVSGGVVATGGSQPSMALSQSSSAGAAGSCQRKGTGVVQPLPVAAAQAVTVSQGSQTETENAAAKKGDTDTGGQQTVGMNLTRTATPAPSQTLISSATYTQIQPHSLIQQQQQIHLQKQVVIQQQIAIHQQQFQHRQSQLLHTATHLQLAQQQQQQQAASLTQQQQQAQPPQHRTVRASQPPQGKSQTLAVKRKAESEEEKEEPASVTTLVPARSSPVTDNPKNMEEKSGLGDNSDPAATATPNATSSEGVSATPSSASTPNLALVSRQMGDSKPPQAIVKPQILTHIIEGFVIQEGAEPFPVGCSQLLKDSEKPLQGEAPSGQNENLSSNSLGEDSASMELDKKANLLKCEYCGKYAPASQFRGSKRFCSMTCAKRYNVSCSHQFRLQRKKMKEFQEANYARVRRRGPRRSSSEIARTKIQGKRHRGQEDSSRGSDNSSYDEALSPTSPGPLSVRASHGERDLANSNMAPPTPDLHGINPVFLSSNPSRWSVEEVYEFIASLQGCQEIAEEFRSQEIDGQALLLLKEEHLMSAMNIKLGPALKICAKINVLKET; translated from the exons ATGGAGACCGAAAGTGAGCAGAACTCCAACTCCACCAGCGGGAGCTCCAGTTCTGGAGGAAGCACCCGGCCTCAGATCTCACAGATGTCTCTCTATGAGCGGCAGGCAGTACAG GCTCTGCAGGCACTCCAGAGACAGCCCAATGCAGCCCAGTACTTCCATCAGTTTATGCTCCAGCAGCAGTTTAACAGTGCCCAACttcacagcctggctgctgtccagcag GCTACAATTGCAGCCAGTAGACAGGCCAGCTCCCCCAACACTAGCACCTCGCAACAGACCACCACCACCCAGGCTTCT aTCAACCTTGCCACCACGTCAGCTGCTCAGCTGATCAGTCGGTCGCAGAGCGTGAGCTCCCCGAGTGCCACCACGCTGACGCAGTCTGTGCTCCTTGGGAACACCACCTCACCTCCTCTCAACCAGTCACAGGCACAGATGTACCTGCGG CCGCAGCTGGGGAACCTGTTGCAGGTGAACCGGACCTTGGGCCGCAATGTGCCTCTCGCCTCCCAGCTCATCCTGATGCCCaatggggctgtggctgctgtccagcAGGAGGTACCACCCACTCAGTCTCCTGGGGTGCATGCAGACACAGACCAG GTGCAGAACTTGGCTGTGAGGAGCCAGCAGACCTCTGCCACTAACGCCCAGCTCCAAGGCTCTGCTCAGAAGACGgccctgccaggcagctcccaggcttCGGGCTTACCGCAGGCCGCCAGCACGGGCCAGAGCATGGCCGTGGCCCAGGCCTCCTCCAGCGGGGCAGGCCAGTCCCTCAACCTGAGCCAGGCTGCAGCGGGCAGCAATGGTGTCTCCGGGGGTGTGGTGGCCACCGGTGGGAGCCAGCCCTCCATGGCACTGAGCCAGAGCTCCTCAGCGGGTGCCGCTGGCAGTTGCCAGAGGAAGGGCACCGGGGTGGTTCAGCCACTGCCTGTGGCGGCTGCCCAGGCCGTGACTGtcagccagggcagccagacAGAGACGGAGAATGCAGCTGCAAAGAAGGGTGACACAGACACTGGTGGACAGCAAACAGTGGGCATGAACCTCACCAGGACAGCTACACCAGCACCCAGCCAGACGCTGATCAGCTCAG CCACATATACGCAGATCCAGCCACACTCGCtgatccagcagcagcagcagatccatCTGCAGAAGCAGGTGGTGATCCAGCAGCAGATAGCCATTCACCAGCAGCAGTTCCAGCACCGCCAGTCCCAGCTCCTCCACACAGCCACCCATCTCCAACTGGCtcaacagcagcaacagcagcaagcagcatctctgacccagcagcagcagcaagctcagcctccacagca caggacagtccGTGCCAGCCAGCCACC GCAGGGCAAATCTCAGACCTTGGCAGTAAAGCGCAAGGCAGAgtcagaggaagagaaggaggagcCAGCCAGTGTCACCACACTCGTGCCTGCCAGGTCCTCTCCTGTAACAGACAACCCCAAAAACATGGAGGAGAAGAGTGGCCTTGGAG ATAATTCTgatcctgctgccactgcaacCCCAAATGCCACATCAAGTGAAGGAGTCTCAGCCACTCCCTCCTCTGcttccaccccaaacctggCATTGGTGTCACGTCAGATGGGAGACTCCAAACCTCCTCAAGCCATCGTCAAGCCCCAGATCCTCACACACATCATTGAAGGCTTTGTCatccaggagggagcagagccctttcca GTGGGTTGTTCTCAGCTGCTGAAAGACTCTGAGAAACCATTGCAGGGAGAGGCTCCTTCTGGTCAGAATGAAAACCTGTCCAGCAATTCTCTGGGAGAGGATAGTGCTTCCATGG AGCTTGACAAGAAGGCAAACTTGTTGAAGTGTGAATATTGTGGGAAGTATGCCCCAGCAAGCCAGTTCCGTGGCTCCAAGAGGTTTTGTTCCATGACCTGTGCTAAAAG GTACAATGTCAGCTGCAGCCATCAGTTCCGGCTGCAGAGAAAGAAGATGAAGGAATTCCAGGAAGCCAACTATGCCCGTGTGCGCCGACGGGGACCACGGCGCAGCAGCTCTGAAATCGCTCGAACCAAGATCCAGGGCAAGCGCCACAGG GGCCAGGAAGACTCGAGTCGAGGCTCTGATAATTCCAGCTATGATGAAGCTTTGTCCCCTACATCTCCAGGACCCCTGTCAGTAAGGGCCAGTCATGGAGAGAGGGACCTGGCAAACTCTAATATGGCCCCCCCCACCCCAGATCTACATGGCATCAACCCAGTCTTCCTGTCAAGCAACCCTAGTCGTTGGAGTGTGGAGGAAGTGTACGAGTTCATTGCATCATTGCAAG GGTGCCAAGAAATTGCCGAGGAATTTCGGTCACAGGAAATTGATGGTCAGGCCCTGTTGCTTCTGAAGGAGGAACATCTCATGAGTGCCATGAACATCAAGCTGGGACCAGCTCTCAAGATCTGTGCCAAGATCAATGTCCTCAAGGAGACCTAA
- the PHC1 gene encoding polyhomeotic-like protein 1 isoform X3 yields the protein METESEQNSNSTSGSSSSGGSTRPQISQMSLYERQAVQALQALQRQPNAAQYFHQFMLQQQFNSAQLHSLAAVQQATIAASRQASSPNTSTSQQTTTTQASINLATTSAAQLISRSQSVSSPSATTLTQSVLLGNTTSPPLNQSQAQMYLRVNRTLGRNVPLASQLILMPNGAVAAVQQEVPPTQSPGVHADTDQVQNLAVRSQQTSATNAQLQGSAQKTALPGSSQASGLPQAASTGQSMAVAQASSSGAGQSLNLSQAAAGSNGVSGGVVATGGSQPSMALSQSSSAGAAGSCQRKGTGVVQPLPVAAAQAVTVSQGSQTETENAAAKKGDTDTGGQQTVGMNLTRTATPAPSQTLISSATYTQIQPHSLIQQQQQIHLQKQVVIQQQIAIHQQQFQHRQSQLLHTATHLQLAQQQQQQQAASLTQQQQQAQPPQQQAPPQTQQQAQTLVVQPMLQSQPPHLQLQQDSPCQPATKSPVPIQSKSLVTPIKPPQLGPAKMSAAQQPPPHIPVQVVGTRQQGSGQAQALGLAQITAAVPTSRGMPAVVQPVSQIHAASPSSSSAPASSQEAPPLTTGVNLAQVQGTAHMVKSPASSPVVAQMPAAFYMQSVQLPGKSQTLAVKRKAESEEEKEEPASVTTLVPARSSPVTDNPKNMEEKSGLGDNSDPAATATPNATSSEGVSATPSSASTPNLALVSRQMGDSKPPQAIVKPQILTHIIEGFVIQEGAEPFPVGCSQLLKDSEKPLQGEAPSGQNENLSSNSLGEDSASMELDKKANLLKCEYCGKYAPASQFRGSKRFCSMTCAKRYNVSCSHQFRLQRKKMKEFQEANYARVRRRGPRRSSSEIARTKIQGKRHRGQEDSSRGSDNSSYDEALSPTSPGPLSVRASHGERDLANSNMAPPTPDLHGINPVFLSSNPSRWSVEEVYEFIASLQGCQEIAEEFRSQEIDGQALLLLKEEHLMSAMNIKLGPALKICAKINVLKET from the exons ATGGAGACCGAAAGTGAGCAGAACTCCAACTCCACCAGCGGGAGCTCCAGTTCTGGAGGAAGCACCCGGCCTCAGATCTCACAGATGTCTCTCTATGAGCGGCAGGCAGTACAG GCTCTGCAGGCACTCCAGAGACAGCCCAATGCAGCCCAGTACTTCCATCAGTTTATGCTCCAGCAGCAGTTTAACAGTGCCCAACttcacagcctggctgctgtccagcag GCTACAATTGCAGCCAGTAGACAGGCCAGCTCCCCCAACACTAGCACCTCGCAACAGACCACCACCACCCAGGCTTCT aTCAACCTTGCCACCACGTCAGCTGCTCAGCTGATCAGTCGGTCGCAGAGCGTGAGCTCCCCGAGTGCCACCACGCTGACGCAGTCTGTGCTCCTTGGGAACACCACCTCACCTCCTCTCAACCAGTCACAGGCACAGATGTACCTGCGG GTGAACCGGACCTTGGGCCGCAATGTGCCTCTCGCCTCCCAGCTCATCCTGATGCCCaatggggctgtggctgctgtccagcAGGAGGTACCACCCACTCAGTCTCCTGGGGTGCATGCAGACACAGACCAG GTGCAGAACTTGGCTGTGAGGAGCCAGCAGACCTCTGCCACTAACGCCCAGCTCCAAGGCTCTGCTCAGAAGACGgccctgccaggcagctcccaggcttCGGGCTTACCGCAGGCCGCCAGCACGGGCCAGAGCATGGCCGTGGCCCAGGCCTCCTCCAGCGGGGCAGGCCAGTCCCTCAACCTGAGCCAGGCTGCAGCGGGCAGCAATGGTGTCTCCGGGGGTGTGGTGGCCACCGGTGGGAGCCAGCCCTCCATGGCACTGAGCCAGAGCTCCTCAGCGGGTGCCGCTGGCAGTTGCCAGAGGAAGGGCACCGGGGTGGTTCAGCCACTGCCTGTGGCGGCTGCCCAGGCCGTGACTGtcagccagggcagccagacAGAGACGGAGAATGCAGCTGCAAAGAAGGGTGACACAGACACTGGTGGACAGCAAACAGTGGGCATGAACCTCACCAGGACAGCTACACCAGCACCCAGCCAGACGCTGATCAGCTCAG CCACATATACGCAGATCCAGCCACACTCGCtgatccagcagcagcagcagatccatCTGCAGAAGCAGGTGGTGATCCAGCAGCAGATAGCCATTCACCAGCAGCAGTTCCAGCACCGCCAGTCCCAGCTCCTCCACACAGCCACCCATCTCCAACTGGCtcaacagcagcaacagcagcaagcagcatctctgacccagcagcagcagcaagctcagcctccacagcagcaggctccccctcaaacccagcagcaggcacagaccCTTGTGGTGCAGCCTATGTTGCAGTCCCAGCCACCGCATTtacagctccagcaggacagtccGTGCCAGCCAGCCACCAAGTCACCTGTTCCTATCCAATCAAAATCTCTGGTCACCCCCATCAAACCCCCTCAGCTTGGGCCTGCCAAAatgtcagcagcacagcagcctcctccACACATCCCGGTGCAGGTGGTGGGCACTcggcagcagggctcaggccaAGCCCAAGCACTGGGCTTGGCTCAGATTACTGCAGCGGTGCCGACTTCCCGGGGAATGCCAGCTGTAGTCCAGCCTGTTTCCCAAATCCATGCTGCTTCCCCATCATCATCTTCAGCTCCAGCATCCTCACAGGAAGCTCCCCCTCTCACCACAGGGGTGAATTTGGCACAAGTTCAAGGCACGGCCCACATGGTGAAGAGCCCAGCTTCCTCTCCAGTTGTGGCTCAGATGCCAGCAGCATTCTACATGCAGTCTGTCCAGTTGCCA GGCAAATCTCAGACCTTGGCAGTAAAGCGCAAGGCAGAgtcagaggaagagaaggaggagcCAGCCAGTGTCACCACACTCGTGCCTGCCAGGTCCTCTCCTGTAACAGACAACCCCAAAAACATGGAGGAGAAGAGTGGCCTTGGAG ATAATTCTgatcctgctgccactgcaacCCCAAATGCCACATCAAGTGAAGGAGTCTCAGCCACTCCCTCCTCTGcttccaccccaaacctggCATTGGTGTCACGTCAGATGGGAGACTCCAAACCTCCTCAAGCCATCGTCAAGCCCCAGATCCTCACACACATCATTGAAGGCTTTGTCatccaggagggagcagagccctttcca GTGGGTTGTTCTCAGCTGCTGAAAGACTCTGAGAAACCATTGCAGGGAGAGGCTCCTTCTGGTCAGAATGAAAACCTGTCCAGCAATTCTCTGGGAGAGGATAGTGCTTCCATGG AGCTTGACAAGAAGGCAAACTTGTTGAAGTGTGAATATTGTGGGAAGTATGCCCCAGCAAGCCAGTTCCGTGGCTCCAAGAGGTTTTGTTCCATGACCTGTGCTAAAAG GTACAATGTCAGCTGCAGCCATCAGTTCCGGCTGCAGAGAAAGAAGATGAAGGAATTCCAGGAAGCCAACTATGCCCGTGTGCGCCGACGGGGACCACGGCGCAGCAGCTCTGAAATCGCTCGAACCAAGATCCAGGGCAAGCGCCACAGG GGCCAGGAAGACTCGAGTCGAGGCTCTGATAATTCCAGCTATGATGAAGCTTTGTCCCCTACATCTCCAGGACCCCTGTCAGTAAGGGCCAGTCATGGAGAGAGGGACCTGGCAAACTCTAATATGGCCCCCCCCACCCCAGATCTACATGGCATCAACCCAGTCTTCCTGTCAAGCAACCCTAGTCGTTGGAGTGTGGAGGAAGTGTACGAGTTCATTGCATCATTGCAAG GGTGCCAAGAAATTGCCGAGGAATTTCGGTCACAGGAAATTGATGGTCAGGCCCTGTTGCTTCTGAAGGAGGAACATCTCATGAGTGCCATGAACATCAAGCTGGGACCAGCTCTCAAGATCTGTGCCAAGATCAATGTCCTCAAGGAGACCTAA
- the PHC1 gene encoding polyhomeotic-like protein 1 isoform X4, translating into METESEQNSNSTSGSSSSGGSTRPQISQMSLYERQAVQATIAASRQASSPNTSTSQQTTTTQASINLATTSAAQLISRSQSVSSPSATTLTQSVLLGNTTSPPLNQSQAQMYLRPQLGNLLQVNRTLGRNVPLASQLILMPNGAVAAVQQEVPPTQSPGVHADTDQVQNLAVRSQQTSATNAQLQGSAQKTALPGSSQASGLPQAASTGQSMAVAQASSSGAGQSLNLSQAAAGSNGVSGGVVATGGSQPSMALSQSSSAGAAGSCQRKGTGVVQPLPVAAAQAVTVSQGSQTETENAAAKKGDTDTGGQQTVGMNLTRTATPAPSQTLISSATYTQIQPHSLIQQQQQIHLQKQVVIQQQIAIHQQQFQHRQSQLLHTATHLQLAQQQQQQQAASLTQQQQQAQPPQQQAPPQTQQQAQTLVVQPMLQSQPPHLQLQQDSPCQPATKSPVPIQSKSLVTPIKPPQLGPAKMSAAQQPPPHIPVQVVGTRQQGSGQAQALGLAQITAAVPTSRGMPAVVQPVSQIHAASPSSSSAPASSQEAPPLTTGVNLAQVQGTAHMVKSPASSPVVAQMPAAFYMQSVQLPGKSQTLAVKRKAESEEEKEEPASVTTLVPARSSPVTDNPKNMEEKSGLGDNSDPAATATPNATSSEGVSATPSSASTPNLALVSRQMGDSKPPQAIVKPQILTHIIEGFVIQEGAEPFPVGCSQLLKDSEKPLQGEAPSGQNENLSSNSLGEDSASMELDKKANLLKCEYCGKYAPASQFRGSKRFCSMTCAKRYNVSCSHQFRLQRKKMKEFQEANYARVRRRGPRRSSSEIARTKIQGKRHRGQEDSSRGSDNSSYDEALSPTSPGPLSVRASHGERDLANSNMAPPTPDLHGINPVFLSSNPSRWSVEEVYEFIASLQGCQEIAEEFRSQEIDGQALLLLKEEHLMSAMNIKLGPALKICAKINVLKET; encoded by the exons ATGGAGACCGAAAGTGAGCAGAACTCCAACTCCACCAGCGGGAGCTCCAGTTCTGGAGGAAGCACCCGGCCTCAGATCTCACAGATGTCTCTCTATGAGCGGCAGGCAGTACAG GCTACAATTGCAGCCAGTAGACAGGCCAGCTCCCCCAACACTAGCACCTCGCAACAGACCACCACCACCCAGGCTTCT aTCAACCTTGCCACCACGTCAGCTGCTCAGCTGATCAGTCGGTCGCAGAGCGTGAGCTCCCCGAGTGCCACCACGCTGACGCAGTCTGTGCTCCTTGGGAACACCACCTCACCTCCTCTCAACCAGTCACAGGCACAGATGTACCTGCGG CCGCAGCTGGGGAACCTGTTGCAGGTGAACCGGACCTTGGGCCGCAATGTGCCTCTCGCCTCCCAGCTCATCCTGATGCCCaatggggctgtggctgctgtccagcAGGAGGTACCACCCACTCAGTCTCCTGGGGTGCATGCAGACACAGACCAG GTGCAGAACTTGGCTGTGAGGAGCCAGCAGACCTCTGCCACTAACGCCCAGCTCCAAGGCTCTGCTCAGAAGACGgccctgccaggcagctcccaggcttCGGGCTTACCGCAGGCCGCCAGCACGGGCCAGAGCATGGCCGTGGCCCAGGCCTCCTCCAGCGGGGCAGGCCAGTCCCTCAACCTGAGCCAGGCTGCAGCGGGCAGCAATGGTGTCTCCGGGGGTGTGGTGGCCACCGGTGGGAGCCAGCCCTCCATGGCACTGAGCCAGAGCTCCTCAGCGGGTGCCGCTGGCAGTTGCCAGAGGAAGGGCACCGGGGTGGTTCAGCCACTGCCTGTGGCGGCTGCCCAGGCCGTGACTGtcagccagggcagccagacAGAGACGGAGAATGCAGCTGCAAAGAAGGGTGACACAGACACTGGTGGACAGCAAACAGTGGGCATGAACCTCACCAGGACAGCTACACCAGCACCCAGCCAGACGCTGATCAGCTCAG CCACATATACGCAGATCCAGCCACACTCGCtgatccagcagcagcagcagatccatCTGCAGAAGCAGGTGGTGATCCAGCAGCAGATAGCCATTCACCAGCAGCAGTTCCAGCACCGCCAGTCCCAGCTCCTCCACACAGCCACCCATCTCCAACTGGCtcaacagcagcaacagcagcaagcagcatctctgacccagcagcagcagcaagctcagcctccacagcagcaggctccccctcaaacccagcagcaggcacagaccCTTGTGGTGCAGCCTATGTTGCAGTCCCAGCCACCGCATTtacagctccagcaggacagtccGTGCCAGCCAGCCACCAAGTCACCTGTTCCTATCCAATCAAAATCTCTGGTCACCCCCATCAAACCCCCTCAGCTTGGGCCTGCCAAAatgtcagcagcacagcagcctcctccACACATCCCGGTGCAGGTGGTGGGCACTcggcagcagggctcaggccaAGCCCAAGCACTGGGCTTGGCTCAGATTACTGCAGCGGTGCCGACTTCCCGGGGAATGCCAGCTGTAGTCCAGCCTGTTTCCCAAATCCATGCTGCTTCCCCATCATCATCTTCAGCTCCAGCATCCTCACAGGAAGCTCCCCCTCTCACCACAGGGGTGAATTTGGCACAAGTTCAAGGCACGGCCCACATGGTGAAGAGCCCAGCTTCCTCTCCAGTTGTGGCTCAGATGCCAGCAGCATTCTACATGCAGTCTGTCCAGTTGCCA GGCAAATCTCAGACCTTGGCAGTAAAGCGCAAGGCAGAgtcagaggaagagaaggaggagcCAGCCAGTGTCACCACACTCGTGCCTGCCAGGTCCTCTCCTGTAACAGACAACCCCAAAAACATGGAGGAGAAGAGTGGCCTTGGAG ATAATTCTgatcctgctgccactgcaacCCCAAATGCCACATCAAGTGAAGGAGTCTCAGCCACTCCCTCCTCTGcttccaccccaaacctggCATTGGTGTCACGTCAGATGGGAGACTCCAAACCTCCTCAAGCCATCGTCAAGCCCCAGATCCTCACACACATCATTGAAGGCTTTGTCatccaggagggagcagagccctttcca GTGGGTTGTTCTCAGCTGCTGAAAGACTCTGAGAAACCATTGCAGGGAGAGGCTCCTTCTGGTCAGAATGAAAACCTGTCCAGCAATTCTCTGGGAGAGGATAGTGCTTCCATGG AGCTTGACAAGAAGGCAAACTTGTTGAAGTGTGAATATTGTGGGAAGTATGCCCCAGCAAGCCAGTTCCGTGGCTCCAAGAGGTTTTGTTCCATGACCTGTGCTAAAAG GTACAATGTCAGCTGCAGCCATCAGTTCCGGCTGCAGAGAAAGAAGATGAAGGAATTCCAGGAAGCCAACTATGCCCGTGTGCGCCGACGGGGACCACGGCGCAGCAGCTCTGAAATCGCTCGAACCAAGATCCAGGGCAAGCGCCACAGG GGCCAGGAAGACTCGAGTCGAGGCTCTGATAATTCCAGCTATGATGAAGCTTTGTCCCCTACATCTCCAGGACCCCTGTCAGTAAGGGCCAGTCATGGAGAGAGGGACCTGGCAAACTCTAATATGGCCCCCCCCACCCCAGATCTACATGGCATCAACCCAGTCTTCCTGTCAAGCAACCCTAGTCGTTGGAGTGTGGAGGAAGTGTACGAGTTCATTGCATCATTGCAAG GGTGCCAAGAAATTGCCGAGGAATTTCGGTCACAGGAAATTGATGGTCAGGCCCTGTTGCTTCTGAAGGAGGAACATCTCATGAGTGCCATGAACATCAAGCTGGGACCAGCTCTCAAGATCTGTGCCAAGATCAATGTCCTCAAGGAGACCTAA